TCCCCTTACCAAGGGGAGGGTTGGGAGGGGTTTAGTTGTTCGCAATTCATTTAGGATCGCTATAGTCCGCCAAAGTAGTTTTGAGGGATTCAAGAAACCCGGTTTTTTAGAAAAACCGGGTTTCTTGCATAAGTGCCAAATTTTCAATAATTCCTCAAAAAATGTCAAACTTTCTTTCCCTTTCCCTCAATTAACGATCGCGCCCATCGTCGATAAGATCGGTTTCAGAGGAATTGTTTGATTTTGGATGGCTTCCGGGATTTTTCAGCAATACTTTGCGAATTACTTCTGCTTGCATCTCTACTTTTTCTGCCTGCTCTTTATAACGCAATGCCGTACGGTGATTAGAGCTTTTCTCTGCTCGTTTAGCTAGTCGCCTAGTTAAATCCGATTGTTCTTTCAAAGCTCTCAGTGCCACCCACAAAGCTTGTTCTAAAGCTTCTGATTGTTCTGCCAGCAGGCTTTCCGATGCGAAAGCATGACCGGTGCGACAGCGAAATCTCAGCAAATTTCCTTCATTGAGTTCCCATAAAACTCCCCTGCACTCAGGGCAAGAGTAAGGAGATTCTTGTCCGGGGCGATCGTTATTTTGCACTGCTTCCATATCGAGTTCCGCCATATCAGATTCGATCGCCAAGCCGTAATACACCGAGTCGGGGTTTTCTTTTACCTGCTCGTAAGATAAGCGTACCAAAATCGGCACGATTTTAGAAAGGGAAAGAACGAAATCTACTTTTACATTTTCGATCGCGCTGCGGGGCATTCCATCGTACAAAGCTTCTTCCGGGTCTTGCACGATCGCTATTCCATCTCTACTTTTCACCGCCAACAAACCAGCCGTACCATCATCTAAAGACCCGGAGAGTACTACACCCACCACTCTAGGCCCATAAGCTCGTGCCGCCGTGCGAAACAGGGGGTCTACTGCCGGACGATGGCGGTTTTCCTTCGGGCCATGTGCCAAGCGGATATACCCCCGTTTGACCAATAGATGAAGGTCTGGCGGTGCTACGTAAATGCGTCCGTTCTCAATTCGCTCCCCGTCAGAAGGGTGAGCGGCGGGTAAAGGGCCACGACGATTGAGGATAGTGGGCAGAACGCTAGTGCTGTGAGGTGAAAGGTGAAGCACCACGAAAATAGCAGCTGGGAAATCTGGTGGCAAACCCCGCACGATTTGAGAAAGTGCTTCTACTCCCCCGGCGGAAGCTCCGATGACAATGATATCGCGTGTTGGCATATATTTTCTGTTAAATAAAAGTTTATTAAATTGTTACAATAAAATTTAATAAATGGGTTTTTAACTTTCATCAAATTTAATCATTAAATATGAATATCGAGCAACCAAATCAATTTA
This DNA window, taken from Leptolyngbyaceae cyanobacterium, encodes the following:
- a CDS encoding chemotaxis protein CheB, with product MPTRDIIVIGASAGGVEALSQIVRGLPPDFPAAIFVVLHLSPHSTSVLPTILNRRGPLPAAHPSDGERIENGRIYVAPPDLHLLVKRGYIRLAHGPKENRHRPAVDPLFRTAARAYGPRVVGVVLSGSLDDGTAGLLAVKSRDGIAIVQDPEEALYDGMPRSAIENVKVDFVLSLSKIVPILVRLSYEQVKENPDSVYYGLAIESDMAELDMEAVQNNDRPGQESPYSCPECRGVLWELNEGNLLRFRCRTGHAFASESLLAEQSEALEQALWVALRALKEQSDLTRRLAKRAEKSSNHRTALRYKEQAEKVEMQAEVIRKVLLKNPGSHPKSNNSSETDLIDDGRDR